The following nucleotide sequence is from Coffea eugenioides isolate CCC68of chromosome 3, Ceug_1.0, whole genome shotgun sequence.
ATATTTGGGTGGGCGACTTACTTAGCTTCTCGACTACATTATATTCGCTTCTTTGCagccttttaagaaaatccaTGGCTTCTTTCTCAGTAATTGTTGGTTTAGCGGGCTGCTCGGGGATGTTTGTTTGAATCGGAACGGTAGCTCCAAACGGACTTGCAATCCTCCCTGATCTAGTGACCACTGACACCTCCTCTTTGGCAACTGGCTTTCCTCCAATTTGTATGACAGATTCATTGTAATTCCATGGCACTTGCTGCAAATTTAGAACAGGCTCCTGCCCTGGGAATTCGATGACTACTGGCTCCAAAGGCTTGCTTTCAACTGGAGtgagatccaaaataaaaggtCTTTATCCTCCTCAAACGGTTCATCTTCTATTATGAATGGCCggtctgtgaccccaaacacCTCAGCTTCCCTTGCCAATTTTTGGGCTAGCTCGTCATACTCTGTGTCGTCCAGAATGACCCCAATGGTATTAGCATGTTCCGGCAAGGGGTTCCTATTTATATTCGGCCCTTGTGCCTCCCTTTTTCTAATTACAATCTCTCCAActtcaatcatatcttgaacTTTATGCTTAAGAGCCTTGCAATCCAAAGTTGAATGTCCGGGtgcccctgaatgataagcaTAGACAGCTTGCGGGTTATACCAAGCGGGCATGCCAAATGGataggtaggagggggtaccATACCAATTTTCCCGGCCGCCTTTAactggtcatacaattggtctaGAGACCTGCCTAAATTGGTAAATATACGGCTAGGgggtcggttgtaaggttcaggaggttgaggatggttgtaaacaggtctatttgggggaggaaatcttgggttatatggagggcgaggtcAGTTTTAGGGcggatttggttgagaaatttgaaaaggggctacaggtggattaggatagcttgagcgaggtcgagggtggtggatatTGGTAGTATATACATGGTGCGGGTTTGAATAATAAGGGTAATGTGGTTGGTAGGTCAGATTAGGTTGGTATCGGGGTTTGGGTGAAGGGTTCTGGTTCCAGATAAAAGTTGcctccccctctttctttttaaactgaGACTTCTTTCCACTGCTCCCTTGCCCTTGCAAAGCTTCTACTTGCGATTTTAGGGCAGAGACGTTGACAATTTTTCCGACtctcacaaaatcatcatactttTCGAGTTTATTCACAATCGCAGCAAATGTGCACCCAGTCATACGGAAAATTTTTTCAAAGTATGGAGGATCACGCGCCTTTATAAAGgtgcgaataatttcatcttcGGTCATCGGAGGCTCAACCTTGGCAGCTATCTTTCTCCATCTTTTGGcgtatgtcttatgatcttcagatggtcgcCTCTTCGTGCCTTCCAAAATAGTTCTGGTCGGTGCtaactcgcagttatactcgtacTGTCTGATAAAGGCGTTGGACGGATCAAGCCAGGTCTTCATCTCCTCCGGTTTTAAGTTTGAATACCAATAAGGGCGTCGCCTTCTAGACTCTCTGGAAATAACCTTAATGGCAAGTTTTCATCATCCACTGGtctgcccaacttgttggcaaacaaacGCAAGTGTGTCTTAGGATTGTCCGTACCATCATATTTATTGAACTTCGGGGTCTTGGATCCCACGGGCAGCTGTACATTTGGAAACAGGCACAGATCATCGTAGTCTAAcaccccttgcttgcttaaaccttggTTTTTTCTgatgaactcatcgaaacgatccaaccgcttaagtaacttcatatcaacCGGGGCAGACGGCTCTCCCACTTCCGGCTTAGTTTGAACAGTGTGCTCTGGCACAACAGGCTCTGTGGTAGTCTGATAAAAAGCTTGTGGATCTGGAG
It contains:
- the LOC113766792 gene encoding uncharacterized protein LOC113766792 — encoded protein: MAFEMAAQKKLINELISSGVQPEPPSIRQPESEPFVIPPIQTTFEGVFNPQYTYTQNLPFYPLYGQGYQPQGGQGGPSMPPDPQAFYQTTTEPVVPEHTVQTKPEVGEPSAPVDMKLLKRLDRFDEFIRKNQGLSKQGVLDYDDLCLFPNVQLPVGSKTPKFNKYDGTDNPKTHLRLFANKLGRPVDDENLPLRLFPESLEGDALIGIQT